A portion of the Deltaproteobacteria bacterium genome contains these proteins:
- a CDS encoding glycosyltransferase family 39 protein, with translation MINKDRLMEPAPVARPDQNQHIRSMSRSLFWGMVVFTSAQFFWLWWKSSLGFDESLYLIAARNLYERGTFSFQNDFTPLTLLPLYSFVSAPFFALLHDPEWIDCVVHLCSAMWLGFATGQLTKTLFGNRAACLLLYLLAVLPATNVTILYSGTQVLYLAFFTTAAWCLWSAVQSQRVGMMLAAGASVGAALWARAEGLLLAVGLCGTLLGLLRWRRIRWSTGWLLILCYAAPITLAQVGKQWWFDALDPGNVVGGKLVRMLEVGGDLFQFEGMGKSGDFQAVLRDAELSFQSEFSGAEVPAGLSDLQILWHLATVKPTFFLKRIVKNVRFFCYSLPSLQVFPFFLFPLLGVCMCFVARARESAVGLFWLSSGLALPSLGYLVFGVSNRYLVPLTIPLAVMVGASFDCMLNRCSVWGRPIVAAVLLLLGCASLVYVGYQRTATYLRPTVQQSIMACYQRVTRHLELQHLENPAVITTNPKPILYGGLNVRWRNLNDVVRALPAVGHEYVEAIVYTFGPAEQEHLEAFQRVGYRSELLCEGDGFQVVQLHAQRR, from the coding sequence GTGATCAACAAAGATCGTCTCATGGAACCCGCGCCGGTCGCTCGCCCCGACCAGAATCAACATATCCGTTCGATGTCGCGGTCTTTGTTTTGGGGCATGGTCGTGTTCACGAGCGCACAGTTTTTTTGGCTGTGGTGGAAGTCGTCGCTCGGCTTTGATGAATCACTGTATCTCATTGCGGCGCGCAATCTCTATGAGCGCGGAACATTCAGCTTTCAAAACGATTTTACGCCGCTGACGTTGCTGCCGCTTTACTCGTTCGTTAGCGCGCCGTTCTTTGCGTTGCTTCATGATCCCGAGTGGATCGATTGCGTCGTCCACTTGTGTTCCGCGATGTGGCTTGGTTTCGCCACGGGTCAACTCACGAAAACCCTGTTTGGTAATCGTGCGGCGTGCTTGCTCCTTTACCTCTTAGCCGTGTTGCCGGCCACAAATGTGACGATCCTCTATTCCGGCACGCAAGTGCTCTATTTAGCCTTTTTTACAACGGCGGCCTGGTGTCTGTGGAGCGCTGTTCAAAGCCAACGTGTAGGGATGATGCTTGCAGCGGGGGCGTCTGTCGGCGCTGCGCTTTGGGCCCGCGCCGAGGGGCTGCTCTTGGCTGTGGGTCTCTGCGGAACGTTGCTTGGTTTGCTGCGGTGGCGTCGCATTCGTTGGTCCACCGGTTGGTTATTGATTCTTTGCTATGCCGCTCCCATTACGCTGGCACAGGTGGGGAAGCAGTGGTGGTTTGACGCTCTGGATCCCGGCAATGTAGTGGGGGGGAAGCTCGTTCGGATGCTGGAAGTCGGGGGCGATCTCTTCCAATTTGAAGGGATGGGGAAGAGTGGAGACTTTCAAGCCGTGCTGCGCGATGCGGAGCTGTCCTTTCAAAGCGAATTTTCAGGTGCAGAAGTTCCTGCAGGATTGTCGGATCTGCAAATTCTTTGGCACTTAGCAACCGTCAAGCCGACGTTTTTTCTGAAACGCATCGTCAAGAATGTGCGGTTTTTTTGTTATAGTTTGCCGTCGTTGCAGGTGTTTCCTTTTTTCCTCTTCCCGTTGCTCGGTGTGTGTATGTGTTTCGTTGCAAGAGCGCGGGAATCCGCTGTTGGATTATTTTGGTTGTCGAGCGGCCTTGCACTTCCCTCCCTTGGCTATCTGGTGTTCGGAGTCAGTAATCGGTATCTCGTGCCGCTGACGATCCCGCTCGCCGTCATGGTTGGGGCAAGCTTTGATTGCATGTTGAATCGGTGCTCGGTCTGGGGGAGGCCGATTGTTGCCGCAGTGCTGTTATTGCTGGGGTGCGCATCGCTTGTCTATGTCGGTTACCAGCGAACGGCGACCTACTTGCGGCCGACAGTGCAACAAAGTATTATGGCCTGCTATCAGCGTGTGACTCGGCATTTGGAACTACAGCATCTGGAAAATCCTGCCGTCATCACAACGAATCCGAAGCCGATTCTGTATGGGGGGCTCAATGTGCGGTGGCGGAATTTAAATGACGTCGTGCGCGCATTGCCGGCGGTGGGCCACGAGTATGTGGAGGCCATTGTTTACACGTTTGGGCCTGCCGAGCAGGAACACTTGGAAGCGTTTCAGCGCGTCGGGTATCGGAGCGAGTTGTTGTGTGAAGGGGATGGATTTCAGGTGGTTCAATTACACGCTCAGCGTCGATAG
- a CDS encoding DUF2304 domain-containing protein — MNFTGRFIIICLALLLMAIVLLLMRRRAMEVEYGVAWLGGAAVTIFFMAAERVLLKVTHLLGAIYPVSALSLMTFVVIIAFLVFLTARISILSVRLRTMAQYMALKDESASGTQAGCAPPSEHQECRS; from the coding sequence ATGAATTTTACGGGGCGGTTTATTATCATTTGTTTGGCTTTACTGCTCATGGCCATCGTGCTGTTGCTCATGCGTCGCCGTGCTATGGAGGTCGAATATGGTGTTGCGTGGTTGGGTGGAGCCGCTGTCACCATTTTCTTCATGGCCGCCGAACGGGTATTGTTGAAAGTGACGCATTTGTTGGGCGCGATCTATCCGGTTTCGGCGTTGTCGTTGATGACGTTTGTCGTGATCATCGCTTTTCTCGTTTTTCTGACTGCCCGCATTTCTATCCTCTCAGTTCGCTTGCGCACCATGGCTCAGTATATGGCGCTCAAAGATGAGTCTGCGTCAGGGACTCAGGCCGGTTGTGCCCCACCATCAGAGCACCAGGAGTGCCGTTCGTGA
- a CDS encoding glycosyltransferase family 2 protein, with protein MRKGLIIIPAYNEGTNLEAVLRALLMPGRRETCDVDVLVVDDASDDQTRGIAISQGVLCVTHPCNLGYATALQTGMRYALQRDYAFCIFFDADGQHDPEALVRLIHERGTTGADMVIGSRYLQRGMALPASRLRHWGSVLFACFVSLLTGHRFTDTTSGLRLLTRRGMHWLVQETLGDFNAETIVYLIWRGARVVEIPIQARPRLAGVSMHSLTHASFYPFKTVLLTVVLLIKAISVRRALR; from the coding sequence ATGAGGAAAGGTCTTATTATCATTCCCGCCTATAATGAAGGAACCAATCTGGAAGCTGTGTTGCGTGCGTTGCTGATGCCAGGTCGGCGGGAAACGTGTGATGTGGATGTCTTGGTCGTCGATGATGCCAGCGATGATCAAACGAGGGGTATTGCGATCTCCCAAGGAGTGCTGTGCGTGACACATCCGTGCAATTTGGGATATGCCACAGCCTTACAAACGGGGATGCGGTACGCATTGCAGCGCGATTATGCATTTTGCATTTTTTTTGATGCAGACGGGCAGCATGATCCGGAAGCACTTGTTCGCCTGATCCATGAACGAGGCACAACCGGGGCGGATATGGTGATCGGCTCGCGGTATCTGCAGAGGGGCATGGCATTGCCGGCCAGTCGGTTGCGTCATTGGGGGAGCGTGCTCTTTGCGTGCTTTGTTTCGTTGCTAACCGGACATCGTTTCACCGATACGACAAGCGGTTTGCGGCTGCTCACACGGAGAGGGATGCACTGGCTCGTCCAAGAGACGTTAGGCGATTTTAACGCGGAAACTATCGTGTATCTGATCTGGCGCGGCGCTCGTGTCGTGGAAATTCCGATCCAAGCACGTCCACGACTTGCCGGAGTTTCGATGCATTCGCTGACGCACGCTTCTTTTTACCCGTTCAAAACCGTCTTGCTCACGGTTGTCTTGCTGATCAAAGCCATTAGTGTTAGGCGGGCGCTGCGATGA
- a CDS encoding Gfo/Idh/MocA family oxidoreductase has translation MRVAILGCGYVADFYMATCSCHPELELCGVFDRDPERLGAFRAYYGVNAFESLDALLHDASIEMVINLTNPRSHYETNRACLLAGKHVYSEKPVAMDPAGAAELMALAQTKGVALGSAPCSVLGETAQTIWHALSAGAIGTVRLVYVNFDAGMTSRQQPWNWRSCSGAQWPAKDEFEVGCTYEHAAYFLTWLVAFFGPVRRVTAFASCQIPDKGIAVDSRTPDFTLGCLEFDERIVARATTSIVAPLDKSLMIVGDEGVLYTKDIRDDAAPVYIRHHVQRRLCGAFEYRFEHWRTRWERWLNWIPWNWGHHWQLNWKVPFARKPTLRSSGRYKPIDFCRGPVEMVSALQARRPHRLSASLAIHVTEVIQVLQYPERFGFRYDIRTTCDRMEPLLRECLS, from the coding sequence ATGCGCGTCGCGATTCTGGGCTGTGGATATGTGGCCGATTTCTATATGGCGACATGCTCTTGTCATCCTGAGTTAGAATTGTGCGGCGTTTTCGATCGCGATCCGGAACGATTGGGCGCATTCCGCGCGTACTATGGTGTCAACGCGTTTGAGAGCCTGGATGCCTTGCTGCATGATGCCTCCATCGAGATGGTGATCAACCTGACTAATCCGCGGAGTCATTACGAGACGAATCGTGCCTGTTTGTTGGCCGGTAAACATGTCTATTCGGAAAAGCCGGTTGCCATGGATCCGGCGGGCGCGGCCGAGCTGATGGCATTGGCGCAGACCAAAGGCGTGGCCTTAGGATCCGCTCCCTGCAGTGTGTTGGGGGAAACGGCGCAAACGATTTGGCACGCGCTCAGTGCCGGAGCGATCGGCACGGTTCGTCTCGTGTATGTCAATTTCGATGCGGGTATGACGTCGCGTCAACAACCATGGAATTGGCGAAGCTGCTCGGGAGCGCAATGGCCTGCAAAAGACGAATTTGAAGTGGGCTGTACATATGAACATGCGGCCTATTTTCTGACGTGGCTCGTTGCGTTCTTTGGCCCCGTCCGGCGCGTGACGGCCTTTGCCTCGTGTCAAATACCGGATAAGGGGATCGCCGTTGATTCCCGCACGCCGGATTTTACTTTGGGCTGTCTCGAATTTGATGAGCGCATTGTTGCACGCGCAACGACCAGTATTGTCGCCCCACTGGATAAATCGTTGATGATTGTCGGGGATGAGGGAGTGTTGTACACGAAAGATATTCGTGACGATGCTGCACCGGTATACATTCGGCACCATGTACAGCGGCGGCTTTGTGGAGCATTCGAGTATCGTTTTGAGCACTGGCGCACGCGGTGGGAGCGTTGGTTGAATTGGATCCCATGGAATTGGGGGCATCACTGGCAGTTGAATTGGAAGGTGCCCTTTGCCCGGAAGCCGACATTGCGCAGTTCCGGGCGTTATAAACCGATTGATTTTTGTCGCGGTCCTGTAGAGATGGTCAGTGCGCTGCAAGCGCGGCGCCCCCATCGCCTTTCCGCGTCGCTTGCGATCCATGTCACGGAGGTCATTCAAGTGTTGCAATATCCGGAGCGATTCGGATTTCGATACGATATCCGGACTACCTGCGACCGCATGGAGCCGCTCTTGAGGGAGTGTCTGTCATGA
- a CDS encoding Gfo/Idh/MocA family oxidoreductase — protein sequence MESQAQVDLFLRWKGKLFRTEIDPLVWGTGLPAFKLIAGYTLRKAVPPTEAPRGRAIRCLRSLVALGTEFLALYRQIGLTQLLRYVYYRRLPRPLSVDAVRVMSIESSRESVFVCSSGIVLKSHYTSAEIHNGLFDEQLLSAADVLNEWAGHDLHMQAAVLPVGAIRRQRGAVKCRQPQWMVAGAGTYTASVLIPAIRKTGGGVVAICSNTVVTCNNLAKAFDIPNTYGDYQAMLDAHGADNILIATPNYLHPLHIRAALEKNLRVYCEKPVAIDQAGVAVLEPVAHSARCMVGFNRRFAPAIQALRRHPAYQRCGSALLLHYLVNFGSAIPPGTADRRSGGGVLHMACCHYLDLIEYLGGAKVVAVQVMSAVCESRMQNSTALSFVVNLQLENRAVGTLSFSTRGDRAWDVKERLIVVGDHLNAVIHDFSTLNINGQTQRFFHDHYGVCEAFRHLREGAASRRGETPLLRDAVRNVNVLLQIERMLAEPSGGSARSTCFGRTS from the coding sequence GTGGAGTCGCAAGCACAGGTTGATCTTTTTTTGCGTTGGAAGGGCAAGCTTTTTCGAACCGAGATCGATCCACTGGTCTGGGGTACGGGGCTGCCCGCATTCAAACTGATTGCCGGCTACACTCTCAGGAAAGCTGTGCCGCCCACCGAAGCGCCCCGAGGACGGGCGATTCGGTGTTTGCGATCTTTGGTCGCTTTGGGGACTGAGTTTCTCGCGTTGTACCGCCAAATCGGTCTGACGCAGTTGCTCAGATATGTGTATTATCGCCGGCTGCCCCGTCCACTCTCGGTCGATGCCGTTCGTGTGATGTCGATCGAGAGCTCACGAGAAAGTGTGTTTGTGTGCTCGTCCGGGATTGTCCTCAAGTCACATTATACGAGTGCAGAAATCCACAATGGGCTATTCGATGAACAGCTGCTCAGCGCCGCAGATGTTTTGAACGAGTGGGCTGGCCATGATCTCCACATGCAGGCCGCTGTATTGCCGGTTGGTGCCATTCGTCGACAAAGGGGAGCCGTGAAGTGCCGGCAACCGCAATGGATGGTCGCGGGTGCCGGAACATATACGGCATCGGTGCTGATCCCCGCGATCCGTAAGACCGGAGGCGGCGTCGTCGCGATTTGTTCCAACACCGTTGTGACGTGTAATAATTTGGCCAAGGCATTTGATATCCCCAACACCTATGGTGACTATCAGGCTATGTTGGACGCTCACGGCGCGGACAATATTCTAATCGCGACACCGAACTACTTGCATCCGCTGCATATTCGAGCAGCGCTTGAAAAGAATCTCCGTGTGTATTGCGAAAAGCCCGTCGCGATTGATCAGGCGGGTGTTGCAGTACTGGAGCCGGTCGCACACAGTGCGCGCTGTATGGTGGGATTCAATAGGCGCTTTGCACCCGCTATACAGGCATTGCGACGGCATCCGGCCTATCAGCGATGTGGGAGCGCGTTGCTGCTCCATTATCTGGTGAATTTTGGTTCTGCGATCCCGCCAGGCACAGCGGATCGCCGCTCAGGGGGCGGCGTGCTGCACATGGCGTGTTGTCATTATCTGGACCTGATCGAGTACCTCGGCGGTGCCAAGGTCGTGGCGGTACAAGTTATGTCGGCGGTGTGCGAGTCACGGATGCAGAATTCAACGGCTCTTTCTTTTGTTGTCAATCTGCAATTGGAAAATCGCGCGGTCGGGACGTTGTCATTTTCCACGAGAGGGGATCGGGCCTGGGACGTTAAAGAGCGCCTTATTGTTGTGGGAGATCATTTGAATGCCGTCATTCACGACTTTTCGACGCTCAATATAAATGGTCAGACGCAACGGTTCTTTCACGACCATTATGGAGTCTGTGAGGCATTTCGGCATCTTCGCGAAGGCGCGGCGAGTCGGCGCGGAGAAACGCCGTTGCTGCGAGATGCGGTGCGCAATGTAAACGTCTTGCTTCAAATTGAACGCATGCTTGCCGAACCCTCTGGCGGTTCGGCGCGGTCGACGTGTTTCGGACGGACATCATAG
- a CDS encoding heparinase II/III family protein, which translates to MAQRLIHWMLALQLFADIPEAADLVRWITREAFREYAYLQMYNTMHYDRRNNFAFCECVACIVFLKTFIRTTLAREQLSLWERRLLQECEQQIDADGFTREGSFAYSRFIGELLLLAANYGVRDVLPYLQRMAAFLRAMVTAQGMLPAFGDASTERGFTLGVVDDINDARTFFALVEALSPDGLLVGSGGVDVEYLMFTGACHRPNGVSDSPGRRIFRVAGYGAARYSWGKMVIDFADIGMSGRGGHGHCDVGSYTVETSVGALVVDPGTNIYFQDRALRNLYRSAAMHNITRIDGAEMCVLGPGLFEVSHAPRVFWSHDLQADGERYSVEHEGFIVAAHRVPVMREVRVHSRGIDVSDRCRVDLLEARSVVSAIHFAPCWRVVQDGDRYQLIGMSDVRWELSIREALQHERVQYDYSDGYGRVTPAAKIIMQGRSEIHYSLTCCDLEPCRQVDR; encoded by the coding sequence GTGGCGCAGCGGTTGATTCATTGGATGCTGGCGTTGCAATTATTTGCAGACATACCGGAGGCGGCGGACCTTGTGCGTTGGATCACGCGAGAGGCCTTTCGTGAGTATGCCTATTTGCAAATGTACAACACGATGCACTACGATCGGAGAAACAATTTTGCTTTTTGCGAATGTGTGGCGTGTATCGTTTTCCTGAAAACGTTTATCCGGACGACACTCGCGCGTGAACAACTCTCGTTGTGGGAACGGCGTTTATTGCAAGAATGCGAGCAGCAAATTGATGCCGACGGTTTTACGCGCGAGGGGTCTTTTGCGTACAGCCGATTCATTGGGGAGTTATTACTCCTGGCGGCCAACTATGGTGTCCGTGATGTGCTGCCGTATTTACAGCGGATGGCAGCCTTCCTGCGGGCCATGGTAACTGCGCAAGGGATGTTGCCGGCATTTGGTGATGCAAGCACGGAACGTGGTTTTACCCTCGGGGTTGTCGACGATATCAATGATGCGCGGACATTTTTCGCCCTTGTGGAAGCGCTCAGTCCGGATGGGCTGCTGGTTGGCTCGGGCGGTGTCGATGTCGAATATCTGATGTTTACCGGCGCCTGCCACCGACCGAATGGAGTTTCCGATTCTCCCGGTCGGCGAATATTTCGCGTTGCTGGGTATGGAGCCGCCAGATATTCATGGGGAAAAATGGTGATCGATTTTGCTGATATTGGGATGAGCGGACGTGGTGGGCATGGCCATTGTGATGTCGGCAGTTATACCGTAGAGACGTCTGTGGGGGCACTGGTTGTGGACCCGGGCACGAATATCTATTTTCAAGACCGGGCGCTTCGCAATTTGTACCGCTCTGCAGCGATGCATAACATCACGCGGATCGATGGAGCGGAGATGTGTGTGTTGGGGCCCGGGTTATTCGAAGTTTCCCACGCGCCCCGCGTGTTTTGGTCGCATGATCTCCAAGCGGATGGTGAGCGTTATTCCGTCGAGCATGAGGGGTTTATTGTCGCAGCGCATCGCGTGCCTGTGATGCGCGAGGTGAGAGTCCATAGCCGCGGTATTGATGTGAGCGATCGGTGCCGAGTTGATCTGTTGGAAGCCCGTTCGGTTGTCAGCGCGATCCATTTCGCGCCATGCTGGCGCGTTGTGCAAGATGGGGATCGGTATCAATTGATTGGCATGTCGGATGTGAGATGGGAACTTTCTATTCGAGAGGCGCTTCAACATGAGCGGGTGCAATATGACTATAGTGATGGATATGGTCGCGTAACGCCGGCGGCAAAAATTATTATGCAGGGTCGTAGCGAGATCCATTATTCTCTTACTTGCTGCGACTTGGAGCCGTGCCGTCAGGTAGACCGTTGA
- a CDS encoding Coenzyme F420 hydrogenase/dehydrogenase, beta subunit C-terminal domain, with amino-acid sequence MTHPPHVLDIANSDQCCYCGACLGVCPGLGAKKNLQIQSFTLDGWKLRVLDEKRCEKCTLCRDTCVMDAVDYRVLEQQVFERESAREHPLLGRYRECFVGYSSNAERRLSGASGGVITEILTWMFDQGRIDGALIVVPGFRGPMDYQGIIVTSPQDLASGAGSHYVPIPAMAAVDQIIYGNFRKVAVVGIPCQQDSLRKAGLRIKKLNERIVLRLGIFCGYASHFRVTEYLRSRIPSERRPQVTQLLSRKGHWPGHTQVTFSDGEVDEIEGEVRDHVAFAGILPACLYCADHFNELADISLGDAWLQEYLDRKDGGYSVLVARTAAGEEVLRTMLGQQRLIVEALSADRVVRSQYGPLQYKKQGLGARWFLRRLFTARVPRIANARLMPWGPMDLVAALLLLVQIRVAKYNWFWKFLYRSPTGRIRRLFKLMNILQKRYFIRRRIWKKLLTVFQRV; translated from the coding sequence TCATCCTCCTCATGTATTGGATATCGCCAACAGCGATCAGTGTTGTTATTGCGGTGCATGTCTGGGCGTTTGCCCCGGTCTCGGTGCAAAGAAGAATTTACAGATTCAATCATTTACACTTGATGGGTGGAAGCTTCGTGTTCTCGATGAGAAGCGGTGTGAAAAATGCACGTTGTGCCGAGATACCTGTGTCATGGATGCGGTTGATTATCGAGTGTTGGAGCAACAAGTGTTTGAGCGGGAATCGGCACGCGAACACCCATTGTTGGGTCGGTATCGAGAATGTTTCGTAGGCTATTCAAGTAATGCTGAACGTCGTCTTTCCGGCGCAAGCGGAGGGGTCATTACGGAAATTCTGACTTGGATGTTTGATCAGGGCCGTATTGATGGTGCATTGATTGTCGTGCCGGGCTTTCGTGGGCCGATGGATTATCAGGGGATCATAGTAACGTCTCCGCAGGATCTGGCCTCCGGTGCGGGATCTCATTATGTGCCGATTCCTGCGATGGCGGCGGTTGACCAAATTATTTATGGTAATTTTCGGAAGGTTGCGGTTGTCGGGATCCCGTGCCAGCAGGATAGTTTGCGTAAAGCTGGTTTGCGGATTAAAAAATTGAATGAGCGCATCGTGCTCAGGCTCGGCATTTTTTGTGGCTACGCAAGCCATTTTCGAGTGACGGAATATCTGCGGTCTCGGATTCCGTCCGAGCGGCGACCGCAGGTCACACAACTGCTCTCTCGGAAAGGGCACTGGCCTGGTCATACGCAAGTGACCTTTTCCGATGGAGAGGTGGACGAGATCGAGGGAGAGGTGCGCGATCACGTCGCATTTGCGGGAATCTTGCCGGCCTGTCTCTATTGTGCCGATCATTTCAATGAATTGGCCGACATTTCACTGGGCGATGCCTGGCTGCAGGAATACTTGGATCGCAAAGATGGTGGCTATTCAGTGTTGGTGGCTCGGACCGCCGCTGGGGAAGAAGTTCTTCGGACGATGCTGGGACAGCAGCGGCTCATCGTCGAAGCATTATCGGCGGATCGTGTGGTGAGAAGTCAATACGGTCCGCTACAATACAAAAAACAAGGTTTGGGAGCGCGTTGGTTTCTCCGCCGCCTATTTACGGCGCGCGTTCCACGCATTGCCAATGCGCGGTTGATGCCATGGGGACCTATGGATCTCGTGGCGGCTTTATTGTTACTCGTGCAGATCCGCGTTGCCAAATACAATTGGTTTTGGAAATTTCTTTACCGCTCACCAACGGGCCGTATCCGCCGTTTGTTTAAACTGATGAATATTTTACAAAAGCGGTATTTTATTCGACGGCGCATATGGAAAAAATTGTTAACAGTCTTTCAGCGTGTCTAA